The uncultured Cohaesibacter sp. genome window below encodes:
- a CDS encoding SDR family oxidoreductase, which yields MKLFIFGYGYSARAIARELSPECDWVAATTRSESKAEAMRADDVEAILFDGQTPSDQLKATLAEATHVLVSIAPGADGDPVLNSLLAELKAMPSLRWIGYLSTVGVYGDHKGVWVDEETECRPVSTRSVQRVAAEAAWQTLAAEIDVPLGIYRLAGIYGPGRNQMIKLDAGTCRAINKPGQMFNRIHVDDIALAVSIAARRRHKGILNVVDDEPAAPQEVVYFCADLMGLPRPQEQTFEEAEMTPMARSFYGENKRCSNIRLHELIGGVLRYPTYREAFTHMWQTDSWQAQS from the coding sequence ATGAAACTGTTTATCTTCGGATATGGCTATAGCGCACGGGCGATCGCACGGGAGTTGTCTCCCGAATGCGACTGGGTTGCCGCAACGACCCGATCTGAAAGCAAGGCCGAAGCCATGCGCGCCGACGATGTCGAGGCGATCCTGTTCGATGGGCAGACGCCTTCAGACCAGTTGAAAGCAACATTGGCCGAAGCGACCCATGTTCTGGTGTCCATCGCGCCGGGGGCGGACGGGGATCCTGTGCTCAACAGCCTGCTCGCCGAGCTCAAGGCCATGCCGTCGCTGCGCTGGATTGGCTATCTGTCAACCGTCGGGGTTTATGGCGACCACAAGGGGGTATGGGTTGACGAAGAGACGGAATGCCGGCCGGTATCGACGCGTTCGGTCCAGCGGGTTGCAGCCGAAGCCGCTTGGCAGACGCTGGCCGCCGAAATCGATGTCCCTCTCGGCATCTACCGGTTGGCAGGCATCTATGGTCCGGGGCGGAACCAGATGATCAAGCTCGATGCAGGTACCTGCCGCGCCATCAACAAACCCGGTCAGATGTTCAACCGCATTCATGTCGATGACATCGCCCTCGCCGTTTCCATCGCCGCCAGACGGCGCCACAAGGGCATTCTCAATGTCGTGGATGATGAGCCGGCAGCACCGCAGGAGGTGGTCTATTTCTGTGCCGACCTGATGGGCCTGCCACGCCCGCAGGAGCAGACCTTCGAGGAAGCGGAGATGACCCCGATGGCCCGCAGCTTCTACGGCGAGAACAAGCGCTGCAGCAACATCCGTCTGCACGAACTGATCGGCGGCGTTCTGCGCTATCCGACCTATCGCGAGGCATTTACGCATATGTGGCAAACGGATAGCTGGCAGGCGCAAAGCTGA